One window from the genome of Metabacillus flavus encodes:
- the mnmE gene encoding tRNA uridine-5-carboxymethylaminomethyl(34) synthesis GTPase MnmE, which translates to MEFDTITAISTPMGEGAIAIVRLSGEEAVAIADRVFAAPAGKKLEDAASHTIHYGHIIDPETNEVAEEVMVSVMRGPKTFTREDVIEINCHGGLVSVNRVLQLVLNSGARLAEPGEFTKRAFMNGRIDLSQAEAVMDLIRAKTDKAMNVALGQMEGRLSTLVRKLRQEILETLAHVEVNIDYPEYDDVEEMTHQMLVEKATYVKTEIEKLLQTSSQGKILREGLSTVIIGRPNVGKSSLLNSLVHENKAIVTDVPGTTRDVIEEYVNVRGVPLKLVDTAGIRETEDIVERIGVERSRQVLKEADLILLVLNYSDELTFEDEQLFEAVKGMDVIVIINKTDLPQQINMDKVSLLAEDRPVVTTSLKEEEGIDRLEESIQSLFFKGDIQSGDMTYVSNSRHIALMTQAKRSIEEALNGIEAGMPVDMVQIDLTRAWEQLGEIIGDSVHESLIDQLFSQFCLGK; encoded by the coding sequence TTGGAATTCGACACAATTACAGCCATATCCACACCTATGGGTGAAGGAGCAATCGCCATTGTCAGATTGAGCGGTGAAGAAGCGGTAGCGATAGCGGACCGTGTTTTTGCAGCGCCTGCAGGAAAAAAGCTTGAAGATGCAGCTTCCCACACCATTCATTACGGCCACATCATCGATCCTGAAACAAATGAGGTTGCAGAAGAAGTGATGGTTTCCGTTATGAGAGGCCCGAAGACCTTCACGCGTGAGGACGTAATTGAAATTAACTGCCACGGAGGACTTGTTTCGGTTAACCGTGTCCTTCAGCTCGTGCTGAACAGCGGTGCCCGATTGGCAGAGCCCGGGGAATTTACAAAGCGGGCATTTATGAATGGACGGATTGACCTTTCCCAGGCAGAAGCGGTTATGGATCTGATCCGGGCTAAAACGGATAAAGCCATGAACGTAGCATTGGGTCAAATGGAAGGCCGTCTTTCAACGCTTGTCAGAAAGCTTCGCCAGGAAATCCTTGAAACATTGGCCCATGTCGAAGTGAATATTGATTATCCTGAGTACGATGATGTGGAAGAAATGACGCATCAGATGCTTGTAGAAAAAGCGACTTATGTCAAGACTGAAATAGAGAAGCTCCTCCAGACCTCAAGTCAGGGGAAAATACTGAGAGAAGGATTGTCCACTGTCATCATTGGGCGTCCGAATGTCGGGAAATCCTCGCTGCTTAACAGTCTGGTACACGAAAACAAGGCAATTGTTACGGATGTACCCGGAACAACACGCGACGTTATAGAAGAGTATGTAAATGTAAGAGGCGTGCCTCTGAAGCTTGTAGACACAGCCGGTATACGTGAGACTGAGGACATCGTTGAGCGGATTGGGGTTGAGAGGTCCCGCCAAGTCCTGAAGGAAGCCGATTTAATCCTTCTTGTACTCAATTACAGCGACGAGCTCACATTTGAGGATGAGCAGCTGTTTGAAGCAGTAAAAGGCATGGATGTCATTGTGATTATCAACAAAACGGATCTGCCTCAGCAGATTAATATGGATAAGGTCAGCCTTCTCGCGGAGGACCGCCCTGTCGTGACGACATCCCTGAAAGAGGAAGAAGGAATCGATCGGCTCGAAGAATCGATTCAATCCTTATTCTTTAAGGGAGATATTCAGTCGGGTGACATGACGTACGTTTCAAATTCCAGACATATTGCCCTTATGACTCAAGCGAAACGGTCCATTGAAGAAGCACTCAATGGAATTGAAGCCGGCATGCCGGTGGATATGGTGCAAATCGATTTGACGAGAGCTTGGGAGCAGCTTGGAGAAATCATCGGCGACTCTGTACACGAGAGTCTGATTGATCAGTTATTCTCTCAATTTTGCCTAGGAAAATAA